A stretch of the Papaver somniferum cultivar HN1 chromosome 6, ASM357369v1, whole genome shotgun sequence genome encodes the following:
- the LOC113286531 gene encoding uncharacterized protein LOC113286531, with product MCLSRAHPTTALQAITLSKPVWMKEITNSYSNDPKAQKLISQLLVSPSKTHNLSYQHEVPRYKSRLYIGTGSNVRSSVLSSLHSSAIGGHSGIQATYNMAKLHFYWPKMQQDIISMVTSCDVCQRNKHENTLPAGLLQPLPIPDQAWKHISMEFIEGLYKNEHKDVILLGTNLKLTTAYHPQTDGQTKRVNACLENYLRCMSGFEPKKWFSWMALAEWWYNTSYHTSIKMYPFKDLYGYDAPHLAFPTTITTYVVAVEEYLAHRNAMLDILKDSLFVAQARMIFFADQKRTERSFEVGDLVYLKLHPYRQASVSLRKNFKLSAKYYVTFPILDKVGNLAYKLQLPPEARVRPVFRVSQLKKKIGSIHVPSPTLPLVYHAGQVIIIPISVLICKTITRGDHTFHQVLIRWSNATAK from the exons atgtgtctatcaagagcACACCCTACAACTGCATTACAGGCCATCACACTTTCCAAGCCTGTGTGGATGAAAGAGATTACCAATAGCTATTCCAATGATCCTAAGGCTCAAAAACTGATTTCTCAGCTGCTGGTTTCTCCTTCTAAAACCCATAATTTATCCTACCAACATGAGGTCCCTAGGTATAAGTCTAGACTCTATATTGGTACTGGTAGCAATGTCAGGTCTTCTGTCTTATCTTCATTACATTCTTCAGCTATTGGTGGCCATTCTGGTATTCAAGCAACTTATAACATGGCCAAGCTCCATTTCTATTGGCCAAAGATGCAGCAAGACATCATCTCTATGGTCACTTCTTGTGATGTTTGTCAGAGAAATAAACATGAAAATACTCTCCCTGCTGGTCTTTTACAGCCTCTTCCTATCCCTGATCAAGCTTGGAAACATATCTCAATGGAATTCATTGAAGGCCTCTATAAGAATGAGCATAAAGATGTCATCTTG CTGGGAACCAATCTCAAACTCACTACTGCTTATCACCCACAGACTGATGGTCAAACAAAGAGAGTTAATGCCTGTCTGGAAAATTATTTGAGGTGCATGTCAGGTTTTGAACCTAAGAAATGGTTCAGTTGGATGGCActtgcagaatggtggtataatactaGTTATCATACTAGCATTAAAATGTACCCTTTCAAGGATCTTTATGGTTATGATGCACCCCACTTAGCTTTTCCAACTACCATCACTACTTATGTAGTTGCAGTTGAGGAGTATCTTGCACACAGAAATGCTATGCTGGACATACTCAAAGACTCACTCTTTGTTGCTCAAGCCAGAATGATTTTTTTTGCAGACCAGAAGAGGACTGAAAGATCTTTTGAAGTGGGTGACTTAGTATACCTCAAACTCCATCCTTACAGACAAGCATCTGTCTCACTGAGAAAAAATTTCAAACTATCAGCTAAGTACTATGTGACTTTTCCTATACTTGATAAGGTTGGTAACCTGGCTTACAAACTGCAACTTCCACCAGAGGCTAGAGTACGCCCTGTGTTTCGTGTGTCACAACTTAAAAAAAAGATTGGGTCTATTCATGTACCATCTCCTACACTGCCATTAGTGTACCATGCAGGCCAAGTCATCATCATCCCCATCTCAGTTTTGATATGCAAAACCATCACCAGAGGTGATCACACTTTTCATCAGGTCCTTATTCGCTGGTCCAATGCCACTGCTAAATAA